Proteins from a genomic interval of Maniola hyperantus chromosome 1, iAphHyp1.2, whole genome shotgun sequence:
- the LOC117997379 gene encoding uncharacterized protein, giving the protein MLSRRDKLLVQPWEDRRFKDHRSKVKSALPVIDDRAPAARPHVALKLKKWQRELDRKHKIQSDNFSLLQRLGAIMRVNRLDNHWQKPLPNFHKKVGQFFDSDSIRERVWARAQPSPPDSYYSSVKCYACEYRKMRSKQAFELAFENDDSSIDLPPIKMY; this is encoded by the exons atgttGTCCAGAAGGGATAAGTTACTTGTGCAACCCTGGGAAGATCGAAGATTTAAAGATCATAGATCCAAG GTAAAGTCAGCACTGCCAGTCATCGACGACCGCGCGCCGGCAGCTCGGCCGCACGTGGCGCTGAAGCTGAAGAAGTGGCAGCGCGAGCTGGACCGCAAGCACAAGATCCAGAGCGACAACTTCAGCCTGCTGCAGCGCCTCGGCGCCATCATGCGCGTCAACCGCCTCGACAACCACTGGCAGAAACCCTTGCCTAA CTTCCACAAGAAAGTGGGTCAGTTCTTCGACTCGGACAGCATCAGAGAGCGCGTGTGGGCGCGCGCGCAGCCCTCGCCGCCAGACTCCTACTACAGCAGCGTCAAGTGCTACGCGTGCGAGTATCGCAAAATG AGAAGCAAACAAGCCTTCGAGTTGGCATTCGAAAACGATGACTCTTCGATAGACTTGCCaccaataaaaatgtattaa